A genomic stretch from Chloroflexota bacterium includes:
- a CDS encoding bifunctional riboflavin kinase/FMN adenylyltransferase, giving the protein MSGEPRAVGLADLPEVGRAVVTLGVFDGMHLGHRAILEATRHAAAEGGMTSLALVFDPPPDEVLRPGASVARLAPPAVNLSRIEALVDRAILIRFDEAVRELSAEAFLDALAPGVSVGGLTMSSRSAFGRDRGGTAARTQQLGVERGFAVRLVEPVVVDGAIVSSTRIRATIADGEVEAARALGVVPYLEGIVVGGDRRGRELGFPTANLRFDYVPAMPSLGIYAGRVTEAGTGVAAGHPALISVGTRPTFHDGAVVLTEVHLLDFDGYLYGVRLGVELLARLRDEQRFADAGALVAQMRRDAELGRAVLGMS; this is encoded by the coding sequence GTGAGTGGCGAGCCACGCGCAGTCGGGCTGGCCGACCTGCCGGAGGTCGGCCGGGCGGTGGTCACCCTGGGCGTCTTCGATGGCATGCACCTCGGCCACCGGGCAATCCTCGAAGCGACCCGCCACGCGGCCGCAGAGGGTGGGATGACCAGCCTTGCACTGGTCTTCGACCCGCCTCCCGACGAGGTGCTGCGACCCGGGGCGAGCGTGGCGCGCCTGGCACCGCCCGCCGTGAACCTCTCGCGGATCGAGGCACTGGTGGACCGGGCCATCCTGATCCGTTTTGACGAGGCTGTTCGAGAGCTCAGTGCCGAGGCCTTTCTCGACGCCCTGGCGCCCGGGGTGTCAGTCGGCGGCCTGACGATGTCCTCGCGCAGCGCCTTCGGCCGCGATCGGGGAGGCACGGCCGCCCGCACGCAGCAACTCGGCGTCGAACGGGGCTTTGCGGTCCGACTGGTGGAGCCGGTCGTGGTGGATGGCGCGATCGTCTCCTCGACCCGCATCCGCGCGACGATCGCAGACGGAGAGGTGGAGGCGGCGCGAGCACTGGGAGTCGTGCCATACCTGGAGGGGATCGTGGTGGGGGGGGATCGACGCGGCCGCGAACTGGGTTTTCCCACCGCCAACCTGCGCTTCGACTATGTCCCCGCGATGCCATCGCTCGGCATCTACGCCGGTCGGGTCACGGAGGCGGGCACTGGCGTCGCGGCCGGTCACCCGGCGCTGATCAGCGTCGGCACCCGTCCGACCTTCCACGACGGCGCAGTCGTGCTGACGGAGGTCCACCTGCTCGACTTCGACGGCTACCTGTACGGAGTGCGGCTCGGGGTCGAGCTGCTCGCGCGACTGCGCGACGAGCAGCGCTTCGCGGACGCCGGCGCCCTGGTAGCCCAGATGCGGCGTGACGCTGAGCTGGGTCGCGCCGTGCTCGGGATGAGCTGA
- the truB gene encoding tRNA pseudouridine(55) synthase TruB: MLGVVNLDKPVGPTSHDMVDLVRRLSGMRRIGHAGTLDPLASGVLPILVGAATRFSDDLTGGPKRYEAVIRLGIRSVTDDAQGPLEVVGSPPDTVAVSAGLASFVGTFEQRPPAFSARKTGGVVAHRAARAGNPVEAAPRSVTVEAIDILGSERGEGWLDLRCDIRCGPGTYIRSIARDLGDRLGCGGHLHALRRTEAAGLRAADGVTPSLLETLATAGRLAEAILPVGPLLHLPELRLDAEAAGRFVHGSPVQLQGSVGGGRHAVFGDGELLGIGMLRDGLLEPRTVIETSGAA, from the coding sequence ATGCTCGGGGTCGTTAACCTCGACAAGCCGGTCGGGCCGACATCACACGACATGGTCGACCTGGTGCGCCGGCTCAGCGGCATGCGTCGCATCGGACACGCCGGCACCCTCGACCCGCTGGCTTCCGGCGTGCTGCCGATCCTGGTCGGCGCCGCCACCCGCTTCAGCGACGACCTGACCGGCGGCCCGAAGCGCTACGAGGCGGTCATTCGCCTTGGCATACGGTCCGTCACCGATGACGCGCAGGGGCCCCTCGAGGTGGTCGGCTCGCCACCCGACACGGTGGCCGTCAGCGCCGGGCTGGCTTCGTTCGTGGGGACCTTCGAGCAGCGTCCGCCGGCCTTCTCGGCCCGCAAGACGGGAGGCGTGGTCGCGCACCGCGCGGCGCGGGCCGGGAACCCGGTCGAGGCAGCGCCGCGCAGTGTGACAGTGGAAGCCATCGACATCCTCGGATCAGAACGTGGCGAGGGTTGGCTCGACCTGCGATGCGACATTCGCTGCGGTCCGGGCACCTACATCCGGTCCATCGCGCGCGATCTCGGCGATCGGCTTGGCTGCGGCGGCCACCTGCACGCCCTGCGACGGACGGAGGCGGCCGGCCTGCGGGCCGCCGACGGGGTCACGCCCAGCCTCCTCGAGACGCTGGCCACGGCTGGTCGGCTGGCGGAAGCGATCCTCCCGGTGGGGCCACTCCTGCACCTGCCGGAGCTGCGCCTGGATGCCGAGGCGGCTGGCCGCTTCGTGCACGGGTCGCCGGTGCAGCTGCAGGGGAGCGTAGGTGGCGGACGCCACGCAGTCTTCGGCGACGGCGAGCTGCTCGGCATCGGCATGCTGCGTGACGGCCTGCTCGAGCCGCGCACCGTGATCGAAACGTCGGGCGCCGCGTGA